The following are encoded in a window of Nocardia sp. BMG111209 genomic DNA:
- a CDS encoding acyl carrier protein, whose product MGQNSSGSGSSGGDHGDDPAAVAIPRRGRAAMTATAVAAIADLAGVPGDTVATDAPFTDLGLSSTQLARLAAVLEDALGVEVSLTALYDHPDIDRLVEHLASV is encoded by the coding sequence GTGGGGCAGAATTCTTCGGGCAGTGGGTCTTCGGGCGGCGATCACGGCGATGATCCGGCGGCGGTAGCGATCCCGCGCCGCGGCCGGGCCGCGATGACCGCCACCGCCGTGGCGGCGATCGCCGACCTGGCCGGAGTACCCGGCGACACCGTGGCGACCGACGCGCCCTTCACCGACCTGGGCCTGTCCTCCACCCAGTTGGCGAGACTCGCCGCGGTGCTGGAAGATGCACTGGGCGTGGAGGTTTCACTGACTGCTCTGTACGATCACCCCGACATCGACCGGCTGGTCGAACATCTGGCGTCGGTATGA
- a CDS encoding MBL fold metallo-hydrolase: MTEAIEDNVADPADPTTGRPGVLGTLVRCCGALAATPGRLLRPRRPDHRLLASLTPVPAPPARATVALRTLPQSRTSAPLAIVAEGVRSLRTVWTVYGAFLVEHPKARFLVDPGMCANVHERVLPGQPFPLGLLVSPDKPVLGLGDALADAELGLTDIDFTLATHLHWDHVSGLLELPDSVELRVTGTEYEWAMAGSHAPYGVVRAPLHDRKISPLTLDGPPVLTFEASHDLFGDGSVLLVDLAGHTPGSIGVLLAVDDGTRVLLAGDAVWNSLQIELIREKAPMPGQLFDADRAKTFETIHRLHALPSGIEVIAAHDYDAMLSRA; encoded by the coding sequence GTGACCGAAGCCATCGAGGACAACGTGGCCGATCCGGCCGATCCGACCACGGGCCGCCCGGGCGTGCTGGGCACGCTGGTCCGTTGCTGTGGTGCGCTGGCCGCGACCCCCGGCCGGTTGCTGCGCCCTCGCCGCCCCGATCATCGTCTGCTCGCGAGCCTGACGCCGGTACCGGCGCCGCCCGCTCGCGCCACCGTCGCGCTACGCACGCTGCCGCAGAGCCGGACCAGCGCTCCGCTGGCGATCGTCGCCGAGGGGGTGCGGAGCCTGCGCACGGTCTGGACCGTCTACGGTGCCTTCCTGGTCGAACATCCGAAGGCGCGATTCCTGGTCGATCCGGGCATGTGCGCGAATGTGCACGAGCGGGTGCTGCCGGGGCAGCCGTTCCCGCTGGGGCTGCTGGTATCGCCGGACAAGCCGGTCCTCGGGCTCGGCGACGCGCTCGCGGACGCCGAACTCGGGCTCACCGACATCGATTTCACGCTGGCCACCCACCTGCACTGGGATCATGTGTCCGGCCTGCTGGAGTTGCCGGATTCGGTCGAATTACGGGTCACCGGAACGGAATACGAGTGGGCGATGGCCGGATCGCACGCGCCCTACGGGGTGGTCCGCGCACCGCTGCACGATCGCAAGATCTCGCCGCTCACGCTCGACGGGCCGCCGGTGCTCACCTTCGAGGCCAGTCACGATCTGTTCGGCGACGGTTCGGTACTGCTGGTCGACCTGGCCGGGCACACCCCGGGCAGTATCGGGGTGCTGCTCGCGGTCGACGACGGCACCCGCGTGCTGCTCGCCGGTGACGCGGTCTGGAACTCCTTGCAGATCGAGCTGATCCGGGAGAAGGCCCCGATGCCCGGTCAGCTGTTCGATGCCGACCGGGCGAAGACCTTCGAGACCATCCACCGGCTGCACGCGCTGCCGTCCGGTATCGAGGTGATCGCCGCCCACGACTACGACGCGATGCTGTCGCGCGCCTAG
- a CDS encoding nitronate monooxygenase family protein produces MLRTRFTETFGIEHPIVQGGMMWVGRAELVAAVANAGGLGFLTALTQPTPEALRTEIAKVRELTDKPFGVNLTILPSINPPPYEEYAAAIIDSGIKIVETAGSNPEPFLPAYREAGIKVLHKCTSVRHALKAQAIGVDGVSIDGFECAGHPGEDDVPGLVLIPAAARALTIPIIASGGIADARGLVAALALGADGVNMGTRFLCTEESPVHRKVKEQIVAHTERSTQMIFRTMHNSARVADNEISRKVVEIEKAGGKFEDVRELVAGARGRRVFEEGDLDAGIWSAGQVQGLIEDIPTCAVLISRMVAEAEQLINSRLASFVA; encoded by the coding sequence ATGTTGCGCACCAGATTCACCGAGACGTTCGGAATCGAGCACCCGATCGTGCAGGGCGGCATGATGTGGGTCGGCCGGGCCGAACTCGTCGCGGCCGTGGCGAACGCCGGTGGACTCGGCTTCCTCACCGCCCTCACCCAGCCCACCCCCGAGGCGCTGCGCACGGAGATCGCCAAGGTCCGGGAGCTCACCGACAAGCCGTTCGGCGTGAACCTCACGATCCTGCCGTCGATCAACCCGCCGCCGTACGAGGAGTACGCCGCCGCGATCATCGACTCCGGAATCAAGATCGTCGAGACGGCCGGCAGCAATCCGGAGCCGTTCCTGCCCGCCTACCGCGAGGCCGGGATCAAGGTGCTGCACAAGTGCACCAGCGTCCGGCACGCGCTCAAGGCGCAGGCCATCGGCGTCGACGGCGTCTCCATCGACGGTTTCGAATGCGCCGGCCATCCGGGCGAGGACGATGTGCCCGGCCTGGTGCTGATCCCCGCCGCCGCGCGAGCGCTGACCATCCCGATCATCGCCTCCGGCGGCATCGCCGACGCCCGCGGCCTGGTCGCGGCGCTCGCGCTCGGCGCCGACGGGGTCAACATGGGCACCCGCTTCCTGTGCACCGAGGAGTCGCCGGTGCACCGGAAGGTCAAGGAGCAGATCGTCGCGCACACCGAGCGCAGCACCCAGATGATCTTCCGCACCATGCACAACTCCGCGCGCGTCGCGGACAACGAGATCAGCCGCAAGGTCGTCGAGATCGAGAAGGCCGGCGGGAAATTCGAGGACGTCCGGGAACTGGTCGCGGGCGCCCGCGGCCGCCGGGTGTTCGAGGAGGGCGACCTCGACGCCGGTATCTGGTCGGCCGGGCAGGTCCAGGGCCTCATCGAGGACATCCCGACCTGCGCGGTGCTGATCAGCCGGATGGTCGCCGAGGCCGAGCAGCTGATCAACTCGCGACTGGCGTCCTTCGTCGCCTGA
- the fadD5 gene encoding fatty-acid--CoA ligase FadD5: protein MTFVPGALDEPVRSRRNHWNNQIATHAQMRPDAVAMRYRGRDISWKQFHDRSQRFADALARRGVGFGDRVLILALNHPEYLEAVLGITALGAIAVPVNFRLTPPEVAYLVADSGATAIVTDTVLQPLAVGVRSQAPGLQTVFVIGGDTGEEVFGFEDVLAEGGESHTPLDIPEDTPALIMYTSGTTGSPKGAILTHSNLNSQALTCIRAMDLTPDTVGFCTSPLFHIAGLGSLVPYFVLGARFVLHPLGAFDATEFLDAVEAEQATAAFCVPAQWQLICEEPTVKQRKLALRMLSWGAAPASDSVLRAMADCFPEAQNVAVFGQTEMSPITCVLDGKDALRKLGSVGQVIPTVAARVVDDEGNEVAPGEIGEIVYRGPTLMLGYWNKPEATAEAFSGGWFHSGDLVKQDEEGFVWVVDRKKDMIISGGENIYCAEVENVLFAHPKIHEAAVIGRTHEKWGEVPVAVVALADPADTLTLEELEPFLNANLARYKHPKHLVVVPELPRNASGKVVKVDLRKDYSS from the coding sequence ATGACCTTCGTCCCCGGCGCGCTCGACGAGCCCGTCCGCTCTCGCCGCAATCACTGGAACAACCAGATCGCGACGCATGCGCAGATGCGCCCGGATGCCGTCGCGATGCGCTACCGCGGACGGGACATCTCGTGGAAGCAGTTCCACGACCGCTCGCAGCGTTTCGCCGACGCGCTCGCCCGGCGCGGGGTGGGCTTCGGTGATCGGGTGCTGATCCTCGCGCTGAACCATCCCGAATATCTGGAGGCGGTGCTCGGTATCACCGCCCTCGGCGCGATCGCGGTGCCGGTGAACTTCCGGCTCACGCCGCCGGAGGTGGCCTACCTGGTCGCCGATTCCGGCGCCACCGCGATCGTCACCGATACCGTGCTGCAGCCGCTGGCGGTCGGGGTACGGTCCCAGGCCCCGGGTCTGCAGACCGTCTTCGTGATCGGCGGCGACACCGGCGAGGAGGTGTTCGGCTTCGAGGACGTGCTCGCCGAAGGTGGCGAATCCCATACGCCGCTGGACATTCCGGAGGACACTCCGGCCCTGATCATGTACACCTCGGGCACCACCGGTAGCCCGAAGGGCGCGATCCTCACCCATTCGAACCTGAATTCGCAGGCCCTCACCTGCATTCGGGCGATGGATCTCACCCCCGACACCGTCGGCTTCTGCACCTCGCCGCTGTTCCACATCGCCGGATTGGGCAGTCTCGTCCCGTATTTCGTGCTCGGCGCCAGATTCGTACTGCATCCGCTGGGCGCGTTCGACGCCACCGAATTCCTGGACGCGGTCGAGGCCGAACAGGCCACCGCCGCGTTCTGTGTGCCGGCGCAGTGGCAGCTGATCTGCGAGGAGCCGACGGTCAAGCAGCGCAAGCTGGCGCTGCGGATGCTGTCCTGGGGTGCGGCCCCGGCCTCCGACAGCGTGCTGCGCGCGATGGCCGACTGCTTCCCCGAGGCGCAGAACGTCGCCGTCTTCGGTCAGACCGAGATGTCGCCGATCACCTGTGTGCTGGACGGCAAGGACGCGCTGCGCAAGCTCGGTTCGGTCGGGCAGGTCATCCCGACCGTCGCCGCCCGCGTCGTCGACGACGAGGGCAACGAGGTCGCCCCCGGCGAGATCGGTGAGATCGTCTACCGCGGCCCGACGCTGATGCTCGGCTACTGGAACAAGCCCGAGGCCACCGCGGAGGCGTTCTCCGGCGGCTGGTTCCACTCCGGCGACCTGGTGAAGCAGGACGAGGAGGGCTTCGTCTGGGTGGTCGACCGCAAGAAGGACATGATCATCTCCGGCGGTGAGAACATCTACTGCGCCGAGGTGGAGAACGTCCTGTTCGCGCATCCGAAGATCCACGAGGCGGCGGTGATCGGCCGTACCCACGAGAAGTGGGGCGAGGTGCCCGTCGCGGTGGTGGCGCTGGCCGATCCGGCCGACACCCTCACCCTCGAGGAGCTCGAGCCGTTCCTCAACGCGAACCTGGCCCGCTACAAGCACCCCAAGCACCTGGTGGTCGTGCCGGAGCTGCCGCGCAACGCCAGCGGCAAGGTCGTGAAAGTCGATCTGCGCAAGGACTATTCGTCCTGA
- a CDS encoding cysteine hydrolase, with protein MTDRLRTAVLALHWQVNVIRPEGFFGPMLAAPIAASGVLERAAAFHAAAQTAGIPVVFTRFTVPVGGGGLVRNTGFMRSVAAAQTDFRPNSPGAQIVPEMAAQAAAGAVFDNQKLSGLAGNALPDWLAARGVDTLLLTGVATNLTVEQTARHGTDLGFTVHPIADCVAAAAPEIHAASLANLELATAGSLSAGQALAEITATR; from the coding sequence ATGACCGATCGACTCCGCACCGCCGTGCTGGCCCTGCACTGGCAGGTGAATGTGATTCGGCCCGAAGGCTTCTTCGGGCCGATGCTCGCCGCGCCGATCGCGGCGAGCGGTGTGCTGGAACGGGCCGCCGCCTTCCACGCCGCCGCGCAGACCGCCGGAATACCGGTGGTGTTCACGCGTTTCACCGTTCCGGTCGGTGGCGGCGGGCTGGTACGCAACACCGGATTCATGCGTTCGGTCGCCGCCGCGCAGACCGACTTCCGGCCGAATTCGCCCGGCGCGCAGATCGTTCCGGAGATGGCCGCACAGGCCGCGGCCGGCGCGGTGTTCGACAATCAGAAGCTGTCCGGCCTGGCGGGTAATGCGCTGCCGGACTGGCTGGCCGCCCGGGGCGTGGACACGCTGCTGCTGACCGGGGTGGCGACGAATCTCACCGTCGAGCAGACCGCCAGGCACGGCACCGATCTCGGTTTCACCGTGCACCCGATCGCCGACTGCGTGGCCGCCGCGGCGCCGGAGATCCACGCGGCCAGCCTGGCGAATCTCGAATTAGCCACGGCCGGAAGCCTTTCCGCGGGGCAAGCGCTCGCCGAGATCACCGCGACCCGCTGA
- a CDS encoding lysylphosphatidylglycerol synthase transmembrane domain-containing protein, whose protein sequence is MRVDGREIPVSGSLLQPRIRRTSDILRVMLSALLVVLVVIGSVITRSRWEALERSLSDIVGVLPPDKSNLVYVLYSVAICALPFAILLRLVLRRQWKLLVGYVAAGQIAIVLLSLTGTGGLSWPQWHWIGPKQLDTFLAQFLDDPRWIAMLAAVLTVASPWLPPKWRRGWWALLLAFVPLHLFVSLVVPSRAIFGLAVGWFVGAVIVLLVGTPALEVPLEAAVRVLADRGYTVTAFTVLRPAGPGPLQLAAETGPRQRLIVEMYGQNQRSYGMLRQVRRYLTFRAGERSPAFASLRRAVEHRALMGIAIGDLGLAAGKPLTVAALGRGWTLYAHTVPQGRVLTAASDRTVPGDQGLLTMVWRALQELHRAQISHGDLRTDEIRVTDGRVLFGGFMLAEFGANPVRFRSDVAQLLLSTGGLFGAEPAVRTARRVFGDEVVLDASRRLTKSGIPRHVRASVPDSGEVIKAVRAQVQEQTGQDRIETAQITRYSRNQIIQLVLLFALVYVAYPFISQVPTFFTELGNANWWWGLLGLTISALTYVGAAMALWGCAGESVNFRNLLLMQVANTFAATTTPAGVGGLALSVRFLQRSGLGAVKATAAVALQQSVQVVTHVVLLIVFSVAAGVSANLSHLVPSATVLYFAAGALLGVAGVATLVPTVRRWLRTEVRPQLAEVVSELRTLATQPKRLVMIVGGCATTTLGAAGALWAAIEAFGGAATFVTVTVVTMIGGTLASAAPTPGGVGAVEAALIGGLAAFGVPAAIGVPSVLLYRVLTCWLPVFCGWPIMHWLTDRKMI, encoded by the coding sequence ATGCGAGTCGACGGGCGGGAGATCCCCGTATCCGGCAGCCTGCTGCAGCCGCGGATCCGGCGCACCAGCGACATCCTCCGCGTGATGCTGTCGGCGCTGCTGGTGGTGCTGGTCGTCATCGGCTCGGTGATCACCCGGTCCCGCTGGGAGGCGCTGGAACGGTCGCTGTCGGACATCGTCGGGGTACTGCCGCCGGACAAGTCCAACCTGGTGTACGTGCTGTACAGCGTCGCGATCTGCGCGCTGCCGTTCGCGATCCTGCTGCGGCTGGTACTGCGCCGGCAGTGGAAGCTGCTGGTCGGCTATGTCGCCGCCGGACAGATCGCGATCGTGCTGTTGTCGCTGACCGGTACCGGCGGGCTGTCCTGGCCGCAGTGGCACTGGATCGGCCCGAAACAGCTGGACACCTTCCTCGCCCAATTCCTCGACGATCCGCGCTGGATCGCGATGCTGGCCGCGGTGCTGACCGTCGCCAGCCCGTGGCTGCCCCCCAAGTGGCGGCGCGGGTGGTGGGCGCTGCTGCTGGCGTTCGTGCCGCTGCATCTGTTCGTCAGCCTCGTGGTGCCGTCGCGGGCCATCTTCGGACTGGCGGTCGGCTGGTTCGTGGGTGCGGTGATCGTGCTGCTGGTCGGCACCCCCGCGCTGGAAGTACCACTGGAGGCCGCGGTGCGGGTGCTGGCCGACCGCGGCTACACCGTCACCGCGTTCACGGTATTGCGGCCGGCCGGGCCCGGCCCGCTGCAACTGGCCGCCGAGACCGGTCCCCGGCAGCGGCTGATCGTCGAGATGTACGGCCAGAACCAGCGCAGTTACGGCATGTTGCGGCAGGTCCGCCGCTATCTGACCTTCCGGGCCGGTGAGCGCAGCCCGGCCTTCGCCTCACTGCGCCGCGCGGTGGAGCATCGCGCGCTGATGGGTATCGCGATCGGCGATCTCGGGTTGGCGGCCGGTAAGCCGCTCACCGTCGCCGCGCTGGGCCGCGGCTGGACCCTGTACGCGCACACCGTCCCGCAGGGCCGGGTCCTGACCGCCGCGAGCGACCGGACCGTACCCGGCGACCAGGGTCTGCTCACGATGGTGTGGCGCGCGCTGCAGGAACTGCACCGGGCCCAGATCTCGCACGGCGACCTGCGGACCGACGAGATCCGGGTCACCGACGGCCGGGTGTTGTTCGGCGGCTTCATGCTCGCCGAATTCGGCGCCAATCCGGTGCGGTTCCGTTCGGATGTCGCGCAGTTGCTGTTGTCGACCGGCGGGCTGTTCGGCGCCGAACCGGCCGTGCGCACCGCGCGGCGGGTGTTCGGCGACGAGGTGGTGCTGGACGCGTCGCGCCGGCTGACGAAATCCGGGATCCCCCGGCACGTACGCGCCTCGGTACCGGATTCCGGGGAGGTGATCAAGGCGGTCCGCGCGCAGGTGCAGGAGCAGACCGGCCAGGATCGCATCGAGACCGCGCAGATCACCCGGTACTCCCGCAACCAGATCATCCAGCTGGTACTGCTGTTCGCCCTGGTCTACGTGGCCTATCCGTTCATCAGCCAGGTGCCGACGTTCTTCACCGAACTGGGCAACGCCAACTGGTGGTGGGGGCTGCTCGGCCTGACGATCTCGGCGCTCACCTATGTGGGTGCGGCGATGGCCTTGTGGGGCTGCGCCGGGGAGTCGGTGAACTTCCGCAATCTGCTGCTGATGCAGGTGGCCAACACGTTCGCGGCCACCACCACCCCGGCCGGGGTGGGCGGGCTCGCGCTCAGCGTGCGATTCCTGCAACGCAGCGGGCTGGGCGCGGTGAAGGCGACCGCGGCGGTGGCGTTGCAGCAGAGCGTGCAGGTGGTCACGCACGTGGTGCTGCTGATCGTGTTCAGCGTGGCGGCCGGGGTGTCGGCGAATCTGTCACATCTCGTGCCGAGTGCGACGGTGCTGTACTTCGCGGCCGGTGCGCTGCTGGGCGTAGCGGGGGTGGCGACGCTGGTGCCGACGGTGCGGCGCTGGCTGCGCACCGAGGTGCGGCCGCAGCTGGCCGAGGTGGTCAGCGAGTTGCGCACGCTGGCGACGCAGCCGAAGCGGCTGGTGATGATCGTGGGCGGTTGTGCCACCACCACTCTGGGTGCGGCGGGTGCGTTGTGGGCCGCCATCGAGGCGTTCGGCGGCGCCGCCACCTTCGTGACGGTGACCGTGGTGACGATGATCGGCGGCACGCTGGCCTCGGCGGCCCCCACCCCCGGCGGCGTCGGCGCGGTGGAGGCGGCGCTGATCGGCGGGCTGGCCGCCTTCGGCGTGCCGGCCGCGATCGGGGTGCCGTCGGTCCTGCTCTACCGGGTGCTGACCTGCTGGTTGCCGGTGTTCTGCGGCTGGCCGATCATGCACTGGCTCACCGACCGCAAGATGATCTGA
- a CDS encoding GDSL-type esterase/lipase family protein, whose translation MTRDVRICFVGDSLVAGLGDRQCQGWAGRLAVRAIGAGQPLSYYNLGVRRQTSADIAARWENECAQRLPDGVDARVVFCFGVNDAMAEDGGVRVAPERSAAHLGEILSRSRARGWPTLVIAPPPNADAEHNERLEKLGEIFGAVCERASVPYIRVFEPLRHSTTWMREVTAGDGYHPSAVGYEEFAALIVPHWLLWLAEPGPQLPVVR comes from the coding sequence GTGACCCGAGATGTCCGAATCTGTTTCGTGGGGGATTCCCTGGTGGCCGGTCTGGGGGATCGGCAGTGCCAGGGCTGGGCGGGCCGACTCGCGGTACGTGCCATCGGGGCCGGGCAGCCCCTGAGCTACTACAACCTGGGGGTGCGCCGGCAGACCTCCGCGGATATCGCCGCACGCTGGGAAAACGAGTGCGCGCAACGGTTACCGGACGGCGTCGACGCCCGTGTGGTGTTCTGTTTCGGCGTCAACGACGCGATGGCCGAGGACGGCGGGGTGCGGGTGGCGCCCGAACGGTCGGCCGCACATCTCGGCGAGATCCTGAGCCGCTCGCGGGCGCGGGGATGGCCCACGCTGGTGATCGCGCCGCCGCCGAATGCCGACGCGGAGCACAACGAACGGCTCGAGAAGCTGGGCGAGATCTTCGGTGCGGTGTGTGAGCGGGCGTCGGTCCCGTACATCCGGGTCTTCGAGCCGCTGCGGCACAGCACCACCTGGATGCGGGAGGTCACCGCGGGTGACGGATATCACCCCAGCGCAGTCGGTTACGAGGAGTTCGCCGCGCTGATCGTGCCGCACTGGTTGCTGTGGCTGGCCGAGCCGGGACCGCAGTTGCCCGTCGTTCGCTGA
- a CDS encoding class I SAM-dependent methyltransferase: MRDSESPTERVDDAGAELLARRAASFGAAAAAYAEHRPDYPADAIRWALRPLGEAGHPEVLDLGAGTGKLTEGLLALAARVTAVEPDEGMRAEFARRFRETPIFPGTAESVPLPDHSMHAVVVGQAFHWFDPVRAFPEIARVLRPGGVVAAFWNTTDDSVEWVRQLGRISRSNASLPAMTPDVLPVHPLFAHFEHITFPHVQRRTAESLVATIGTHSHTLVIGDEERAELLVRLTEFLRSRPETATGEFDVPLRTWVIRAVLA, from the coding sequence GTGCGGGATTCCGAAAGTCCTACCGAGCGCGTGGACGACGCCGGAGCGGAACTGCTGGCCCGGCGGGCCGCTTCGTTCGGCGCCGCGGCGGCCGCCTATGCCGAACACCGTCCCGACTATCCCGCCGACGCGATCCGCTGGGCGCTACGGCCGTTGGGCGAGGCCGGGCATCCGGAGGTACTCGATCTGGGCGCCGGCACCGGCAAATTGACCGAGGGCCTGCTCGCGCTGGCAGCGCGGGTGACCGCGGTGGAGCCCGACGAGGGGATGCGCGCCGAATTCGCCCGTCGCTTCCGCGAGACCCCGATCTTCCCCGGCACCGCGGAATCCGTTCCGCTGCCCGATCATTCGATGCATGCGGTAGTGGTCGGACAGGCGTTCCACTGGTTCGATCCGGTCCGCGCATTCCCGGAGATCGCCCGGGTGCTGCGGCCCGGCGGGGTGGTCGCCGCCTTCTGGAACACGACCGACGACAGCGTCGAATGGGTCCGGCAACTCGGCCGGATCTCCCGGTCGAATGCCTCCTTACCTGCGATGACGCCGGACGTGTTGCCCGTGCATCCGCTGTTCGCGCACTTCGAGCACATCACATTTCCGCATGTCCAGCGCCGTACCGCGGAATCCCTGGTGGCCACCATCGGCACCCACTCCCACACCCTGGTGATCGGCGACGAGGAGCGCGCCGAACTGCTTGTCCGGCTCACCGAATTCCTCCGCAGCCGGCCCGAAACCGCCACCGGTGAATTCGACGTCCCGCTGCGCACCTGGGTGATCCGCGCCGTCCTCGCTTGA
- a CDS encoding NADP-dependent oxidoreductase yields the protein MTTTHTVLLAARPDGLPDPATFRLVEHSIPEPAAGQVLIRNLYMSLDPGMLMLIGDYPGIPMPPYMIGEPLTGDTVGEVVASRVPSVPVGALVRHRLGWREHAVATSAEVRVVPHDRFPSPSGHLGFGLVAYAGLTAVAGMRPGDTVYVSSAAGATGSLAGQIARLLGAGRVVGSVGSAAKVAHARDVLGYDAVFDYHDGLLPNLRAAAPAGIDVYFDLVGGDHLRAAIEVMNPGGRIALCGALTRQHAGGTPDGGPGDLLPVIGKRLTLRGFSAFDHLDLAPEYEALLRNWLADGAIVQHETVIDGLAQAPGALLDLVRGRHLGKTVVRLTR from the coding sequence ATGACCACCACGCATACGGTTCTGCTCGCCGCCCGGCCCGACGGACTTCCCGATCCGGCGACCTTCCGCCTCGTCGAACACTCGATTCCGGAACCGGCGGCCGGGCAGGTGCTGATCCGCAATCTGTACATGTCCCTGGATCCGGGGATGCTCATGCTGATCGGTGACTATCCCGGAATTCCCATGCCGCCGTACATGATCGGGGAGCCGCTCACCGGTGACACGGTCGGCGAGGTGGTCGCTTCCCGGGTACCTTCCGTCCCCGTCGGTGCGCTGGTCCGGCACCGCCTCGGCTGGCGGGAGCATGCCGTCGCCACGTCGGCGGAGGTGCGGGTGGTGCCCCACGACCGCTTCCCGTCCCCGTCCGGGCATCTGGGATTCGGGCTGGTCGCCTACGCCGGACTGACCGCGGTGGCCGGGATGCGGCCCGGTGACACGGTGTACGTGTCCAGCGCGGCCGGGGCCACCGGGAGTCTCGCCGGGCAGATCGCCCGGCTGCTCGGCGCGGGCCGGGTCGTCGGCAGCGTCGGCTCGGCGGCGAAGGTGGCGCATGCCCGGGACGTGCTGGGCTACGACGCGGTGTTCGACTACCACGACGGGCTGCTGCCGAATCTGCGCGCGGCCGCGCCGGCGGGCATCGACGTCTACTTCGACCTGGTCGGCGGCGATCATCTCCGGGCCGCGATCGAGGTCATGAACCCCGGCGGCCGGATCGCGTTGTGCGGGGCGCTCACCCGGCAGCACGCCGGAGGAACGCCCGACGGTGGACCGGGCGATCTGCTGCCGGTGATCGGTAAACGCCTGACGCTGCGCGGGTTCAGCGCCTTCGACCATCTCGACTTGGCCCCCGAATACGAAGCGCTGCTGCGGAACTGGCTGGCCGACGGTGCGATCGTGCAGCACGAGACCGTGATCGACGGCCTGGCGCAGGCGCCGGGCGCGCTGCTCGACCTGGTCCGCGGCCGCCATCTCGGGAAGACGGTGGTCCGGCTCACGCGTTGA
- a CDS encoding MerR family transcriptional regulator yields the protein MLIGELAARTGTTTRALRFYEERGLLVSGRTSAGYRTFEEDAVRRVRNIRELLWLGFTLDDVLAFLPYLDHEVPEVFPYEPRCVTGYARVGPPRVAELNRRIAALTELRDRLLTRMPWLTDDVPCSRTRAERGSRGGAMDGHIGTMADIRTEAVADIRAEGVADIRTEVVPGNRAEKVPLRYRSAAG from the coding sequence ATGTTGATCGGTGAACTGGCCGCACGCACCGGCACCACCACCCGGGCGCTGCGCTTCTACGAGGAACGAGGTCTGCTGGTCAGCGGTCGCACCTCGGCGGGATATCGGACCTTCGAGGAGGACGCGGTGCGACGGGTGCGCAACATCCGGGAGCTGTTGTGGCTCGGGTTCACCCTCGACGATGTGCTCGCCTTCCTGCCGTACCTGGATCACGAAGTGCCCGAGGTGTTTCCGTACGAACCCCGCTGCGTCACCGGCTACGCCCGGGTCGGTCCGCCACGGGTGGCCGAACTGAACCGCCGCATCGCGGCGCTCACCGAACTGCGCGACCGTCTCCTCACCCGAATGCCCTGGCTGACCGACGATGTGCCGTGCAGTCGTACCCGGGCGGAGCGGGGCAGTCGCGGTGGGGCGATGGACGGCCATATCGGGACGATGGCGGACATCCGCACAGAGGCGGTGGCGGACATCCGCGCTGAGGGGGTAGCGGATATCCGTACCGAGGTGGTGCCGGGCAACCGCGCTGAGAAAGTGCCGCTGCGCTACCGAAGCGCAGCCGGGTGA